From Mytilus galloprovincialis chromosome 9, xbMytGall1.hap1.1, whole genome shotgun sequence, the proteins below share one genomic window:
- the LOC143044276 gene encoding somatostatin receptor type 2-like — protein sequence MNSTDYFYVYCDETGKNDSDNDTETSEERLNRTAITTFLVSSYTIICIAGLIGNALVIYVVLRFAKMKTVTNLYILNLAVSDAMFLISLPFLITTTVLEHWIFDTAMCKIYFVLYSINFITSVLTLTALSGDRYLAVCHPVSSGRYRTTKIAFFVCLLIWSLSFFVMLPIILYSTTVPNSKDNSHDTCTVKWPEDQLIPPEKAFTWYTFLLGFAIPVSLIFVFYLSVVLNLSCIGPGMRTANKKRSRRKVTRLVFAVIGVYILCWLPHWVFQVNLTFQPQDYRLKDWEIYLFNGLTVLTYANSMLNPLLYAFLSDNFRRCFRKAFKCAENPDAERRLTIENSVLPKSSKKKKIKKAVPSVKTKAKYELATLTTAIGSALILPNDGLLHPSHQETTSLYVDKEIQTS from the coding sequence ATGAATAGTACGGACTACTTCTACGTGTATTGTGATGAAACTGGGAAGAACGATTCCGACAATGATACGGAAACATCGGAAGAGAGGCTTAACAGAACGGCTATAACAACGTTTTTGGTATCATCATATACCATAATTTGCATTGCCGGTCTGATTGGAAATGCGTTAGTTATTTATGTCGTTCTACGTTTTGCTAAAATGAAAACAGTGACAAACTTGTACATATTAAATCTTGCTGTTTCCGATGCGATGTTTCTCATTAGCTTACCATTTCTAATCACAACTACTGTTTTAGAACACTGGATATTTGACACAGCCATGTGTaagatatattttgtattatactCCATCAACTTCATAACAAGCGTTCTAACACTGACTGCTTTGAGCGGAGATCGATATCTTGCCGTCTGTCATCCCGTATCTTCGGGGCGATACCGGACAACTAAAATCGCTTTCTTTGTCTGTCTCCTCATTTGGTCACTTTCATTTTTTGTGATGCTACCAATAATATTGTATTCAACAACGGTTCCAAATTCAAAAGACAATTCACACGACACCTGCACTGTGAAATGGCCGGAAGACCAACTGATTCCTCCAGAAAAGGCATTCACCTGGTACACATTCTTACTGGGATTTGCGATACCAGTTTCCTTGATCTTTGTATTTTACCTATCGGTTGTGCTAAATTTGTCCTGCATTGGTCCAGGCATGCGTACTGCAAACAAAAAACGATCACGACGAAAGGTAACACGCTTAGTGTTTGCAGTTATTGGTGTCTATATTTTATGCTGGTTACCACATTGGGTATTTCAAGTAAATCTTACATTTCAACCACAGGACTATAGACTGAAAGATTgggaaatatatctttttaatggTCTTACAGTTTTGACGTACGCTAACAGTATGCTAAATCCTTTACTTTATGCGTTTTTGAGTGATAATTTTCGACGTTGTTTTCGCAAAGCTTTCAAGTGTGCTGAAAATCCTGACGCGGAACGGCGGCTGACAATCGAGAATAGTGTTTTACCAAAGAGtagtaagaagaaaaaaatcaaaaaagctGTACCTTCTGTCAAAACCAAAGCAAAATATGAACTTGCAACATTGACAACAGCTATAGGAAGTGCCTTAATTTTACCGAATGATGGCCTTCTGCATCCCTCTCACCAAGAAACAACGAGCCTGTATGTTGATAAAGAAATTCAGACAAGTTAA